TTCGTATTGCATGAACACCAGATTCCAAATTTCTAAAAACCTATCGCCCTCGCCCCCAAAATAATCCTCGCTCCCCTTAAAGTGTTTTTCGCCTTGATCAATGTAGATTTCACTGCAAGGCCCACAAGGCCCGCTATCGCCCATTTGCCAAAAATTATCTTTATCGCCCATTTTTTTAATCCTATCAACAGGCACAAACTTTTCCCATAGTTTAACGGCTTCATCGTCTTTTTCATGCACGCTGATATATAAATCTTTAGGCTTAAACCCTAAATTTTTGGTTACAAATTCCCACGCAAACAAGATCGCTTCTTCTTTGAAATAATCCCCAAAAGAGAAATTCCCTAACATTTCAAAAAGCGTGTGGTGTCTTGCGGTGTAACCGACATTTTCCAAATCGTTATGCTTGCCGCCCGCTCGCATGCACAATTGCGAACTTGTCGCTCTAGGAATGCTAGGGCGTGGCACAATCCCGGTAAAAATATCTTTAAATTGCACCATGCCGGCATTGGTGAAAAGCAAGGTAGCGTCATTAGGCACTAAAGGCATGCTAGGATAAACGGCATGCCCCTTATTGTGGAAAAATTGTAAAAATTCGTTGCGAATATCCATGGGTATTCCTTTTTGTTGTTTTATCGCGCATTTTAAGGCTATTTTATAGCTCTTTTAAGTTGTTTTTTTAAAAAGATAGTTTATTATACTTTAAACATCCAAAATAAAGGAGAAAACCATGTTCCATGAATTTAGAGACGAAATCAGCGTGTTAAAAGCGAATAATCCGCATTTTGATAAGATTTTTGAAAAACACAACCAGCTTGATGATGACATTAAAACCGCTGAACAACAAAACGCTAGCGACGCTGAAGTCAGCCACATGAAAAAACAAAAATTAAAATTAAAAGATGAAATCCACAGCATGATCATAGAATATAGAGAAAAACAAAAATCTGAACGCGCTTAAAGTTTGGTCATCTTGGTGAAAACACGCTAAAACGCTTTTTAAAGGGTGTTTTAGCTTTATCGCTTGGCTAGATTTAGTGCTTTGATTTGGATTAAAGCGTTAGGTTGTTTTCAACTTTGGCATTTTTTTAAAAAATGGGTTTTTAAAACTTTATCGTTTTAGCTCTCATTCTATCGCAAAAACTCATTTTCTTAAAGTTTTATTTTCTTGAGAATACAGAAAGCGCTTTGAAATCATTCTCTCCTTTTTAACCCCACTAAATCCTCCTAAAAGAAAGTGCTTTTTAAAAATTACCGCTTTTCCACTCACTAAAAAACTAAAAAGTATTTTGCATCAAACCCTCCCCCAAAAAAAAAGGGTTCAAAAAAGAAAAACTTCAAAAAAAGAAAGCTTTAAAAAAAGCCTTAAAGAAAGACTTCAAAAAAGAAAAGCTTTAAAGAAATCCCTTAAAAAGGGAGTTTCATAAAAGCTTAGTAAGCGAACACATAGTTCAAATACACGCTATAGAGCCTTCTGTATTTGAGTTCAGCCCCCATAAAGGAGTAGTAATTCGTGTTGATGGTGGGGATTTTAAGCCCTAGTTCAATGCCATGCTGAGCGGCATGATCGCTGCCTTTTTTCTTAGACCTGGCTAAATTCATCCTCACTCCCATGTTGAATAAGAATTGGAAATTCGCCACATTCATTTTAGCGTTATAGACATTATTCACGGTGGCTAAATTCACATACTCAGAATTAAGCCATGAAGTGCCCGCTAACGCAATCCCGCCAAAAAGCCCTACAGAAAGCTTGTTGTTTTTGCCTAAGAAATTGGTGGCTTTAT
The Helicobacter pylori genome window above contains:
- a CDS encoding YdcH family protein, giving the protein MFHEFRDEISVLKANNPHFDKIFEKHNQLDDDIKTAEQQNASDAEVSHMKKQKLKLKDEIHSMIIEYREKQKSERA